One region of Streptomyces sp. NBC_00442 genomic DNA includes:
- a CDS encoding ABC transporter ATP-binding protein: MPDQAFEGSSDTAGGARTAPPAVRVQGLWKRFGEQIAVAGIDLELPAGKFIGLVGPNGAGKTTTLSMVTGLLRPDQGRVEVAGHDVWGDPVAVKSRIGVLPEGLRLFERLSGRELLGYSGRLRGLPGAEVDKRAAQLLDVLDLAGSQHKLVVDYSTGMRKKIGLAAALLHNPEVLFLDEPFEGVDPVSAQTIRGVLERYTGSGATVVFSSHVMELVESLCDWVAVMAAGRIRAQGTLAEVRGDAPSLQNAFLELVGAGGRTAGDSLDWLGGGTR, translated from the coding sequence ATGCCGGACCAGGCATTCGAAGGATCGTCGGACACGGCGGGCGGAGCGCGTACGGCGCCGCCCGCCGTCCGCGTACAGGGGCTGTGGAAGCGCTTCGGCGAGCAGATCGCGGTGGCGGGGATCGATCTGGAGCTGCCCGCGGGCAAGTTCATCGGCCTCGTCGGCCCGAACGGCGCCGGCAAGACCACCACCCTGTCCATGGTGACCGGGCTGCTCAGGCCGGACCAGGGCAGGGTCGAGGTCGCCGGGCACGACGTGTGGGGCGACCCGGTCGCGGTGAAGTCCCGCATCGGCGTCCTGCCGGAGGGGCTGCGCCTGTTCGAGCGCCTTTCGGGACGCGAACTCCTCGGCTACTCGGGCCGGCTGCGCGGGCTGCCCGGCGCCGAGGTCGACAAGCGGGCCGCGCAGCTGCTCGACGTCCTCGACCTCGCCGGCTCCCAGCACAAGCTGGTCGTCGACTACTCGACGGGCATGCGCAAGAAGATCGGGCTCGCCGCCGCCCTGCTCCACAACCCCGAAGTCCTGTTCCTGGACGAGCCGTTCGAGGGCGTCGACCCGGTCTCCGCGCAGACCATCCGCGGCGTTCTGGAGCGCTACACCGGCTCCGGCGCCACCGTCGTCTTCTCCAGCCATGTCATGGAGCTCGTCGAGTCGCTGTGCGACTGGGTGGCCGTGATGGCCGCGGGCCGCATCCGCGCCCAGGGCACCCTCGCCGAGGTGCGCGGCGACGCCCCCTCGCTGCAGAACGCCTTCCTCGAACTCGTCGGCGCCGGCGGCCGCACCGCCGGGGACTCGCTGGACTGGCTCGGCGGCGGTACCCGATGA
- a CDS encoding bifunctional DNA primase/polymerase has translation MEETITGTGTDTESAQIPKQRGEQLLDSAVRYAEERHWDVFPGTSLEADEGVERCSCGDTACPKPGAHPARPDWATQATGSAVAARRLWSKNPRSSILLPTGRTFDAIDVPESAGFLALARMERMELTLGPVTCTPDRRMLFFVLPGAGAKVPDLVRKLGWSPAAVDLITRGEGDYVAAPPTRIGGSGAVQWARRPTPANRWLPDAEELISPLAYACGREAADARARRP, from the coding sequence GTGGAAGAAACCATCACAGGCACGGGCACGGATACGGAATCCGCACAGATCCCCAAGCAGCGCGGCGAACAGCTCCTGGACAGCGCCGTTCGGTACGCGGAGGAGCGGCACTGGGACGTCTTCCCCGGCACCTCCCTGGAGGCCGACGAGGGGGTCGAGCGCTGCTCGTGCGGTGACACGGCGTGCCCGAAGCCGGGTGCGCACCCGGCCAGGCCCGACTGGGCGACCCAGGCCACCGGGAGCGCCGTCGCGGCCCGCCGCCTGTGGTCCAAGAACCCCCGGTCCTCGATCCTGCTTCCCACCGGGCGGACCTTCGACGCCATCGATGTACCGGAGTCGGCCGGGTTCCTGGCCCTGGCCCGCATGGAGCGGATGGAGCTCACGCTCGGCCCGGTCACCTGTACCCCCGACCGCCGGATGCTGTTCTTCGTGCTGCCCGGCGCGGGCGCGAAAGTTCCCGATCTGGTAAGGAAGTTGGGGTGGTCACCTGCGGCGGTCGACCTGATCACCCGCGGCGAGGGCGACTACGTGGCGGCGCCGCCCACCCGCATCGGCGGTTCGGGCGCGGTGCAGTGGGCACGCCGGCCCACCCCCGCCAACCGCTGGCTGCCCGACGCGGAGGAACTCATCAGCCCCCTCGCCTACGCCTGCGGACGCGAGGCCGCGGATGCGAGGGCCCGCCGCCCCTAG
- a CDS encoding transcriptional regulator produces the protein MAARPLVARQPNERLQALIQEAGCSNAGLARRVNMVGAERGLDLRYDKTSVARWLRGQQPRGRAPGIIAEALGRKLGRTVTIDEIGMANGKNLASGVGLQFSPTVLGAIEQVCELWRSDVGRRDFLSGSTVAASALVEPSRDWLITGADTQVARSAGQRVGAADVEAVKAMTDALIQLDHRFGAGHVRPVVVHYLNSVVSGLLAGSYRESVGRQLFAAVARLTELAGYMAVDTGQPGLAQRYYIQALRLAQAADDRGYGGYVLAASMSHLAAQLGNPREIAQLARAAQEGARGRVTPRAEAMFHAAEARGHALLGDARTCQLVSGRALTALDAADPGSGDDPPWIAHFDHAYLADELAHCHRDLGQSEAAARCAEEALAGHPESRARRRAIGLVLLATAQVQQREVEQACATGTRAVELLSTLRSNRGADYLEDLQQRLEPYRDEPAVREFGERVEVQAA, from the coding sequence ATGGCAGCCAGGCCTCTCGTCGCCCGCCAGCCCAACGAACGCTTGCAGGCGCTCATCCAGGAAGCCGGATGTTCCAACGCCGGTCTCGCCCGCCGGGTGAACATGGTGGGCGCCGAGCGGGGCCTCGACCTCCGCTACGACAAGACGTCCGTGGCGCGGTGGTTGCGCGGACAGCAGCCGAGGGGAAGGGCGCCCGGCATCATCGCGGAGGCCCTCGGCCGAAAACTGGGCCGCACGGTCACGATCGACGAGATCGGCATGGCCAACGGCAAGAACCTCGCGTCGGGGGTGGGCCTCCAGTTCTCCCCCACCGTGCTCGGCGCGATCGAGCAGGTCTGCGAGCTGTGGCGCAGCGACGTGGGCCGCCGCGACTTCCTGTCGGGCTCCACCGTGGCGGCCTCCGCGCTCGTCGAGCCGAGCCGGGACTGGCTGATCACCGGCGCGGACACCCAGGTCGCGCGCAGTGCGGGGCAGCGGGTCGGCGCCGCCGACGTCGAGGCGGTCAAGGCGATGACCGACGCCCTGATCCAGCTCGACCACCGCTTCGGAGCCGGCCATGTGCGGCCGGTCGTCGTGCACTACCTCAACAGCGTCGTGTCCGGGCTGCTCGCCGGGTCCTACCGGGAGTCCGTGGGACGGCAGTTGTTCGCGGCCGTGGCCCGGCTCACCGAGCTCGCCGGATACATGGCCGTCGACACCGGCCAGCCGGGCCTGGCCCAGCGCTACTACATCCAGGCGCTGCGCCTGGCCCAGGCCGCCGACGACCGGGGCTACGGCGGCTATGTGCTGGCCGCGTCCATGAGCCACCTCGCGGCCCAGCTCGGCAATCCGCGCGAGATCGCCCAACTGGCGCGCGCCGCGCAGGAAGGCGCCCGCGGCCGGGTCACCCCGCGCGCCGAGGCGATGTTCCATGCCGCGGAGGCGCGCGGGCACGCCCTGCTCGGCGACGCGCGCACCTGCCAGCTCGTGTCGGGCCGCGCGCTCACCGCCCTCGACGCCGCGGATCCCGGATCGGGCGACGACCCGCCGTGGATCGCCCACTTCGACCACGCCTACCTCGCCGACGAACTCGCCCACTGCCACCGGGACCTGGGCCAGTCGGAGGCCGCGGCCCGGTGCGCCGAGGAGGCGCTTGCCGGGCACCCCGAGTCGCGCGCGAGGCGCCGCGCCATCGGGCTCGTCCTGCTGGCCACCGCCCAGGTCCAGCAGCGCGAGGTCGAGCAGGCGTGCGCGACGGGCACCCGGGCCGTGGAGCTCCTGTCCACCCTGCGCTCCAACCGGGGCGCGGACTATCTGGAGGACCTCCAGCAACGCCTCGAGCCGTACCGGGACGAGCCCGCGGTGCGGGAGTTCGGGGAGCGCGTGGAGGTGCAGGCAGCCTGA
- a CDS encoding ABC transporter substrate-binding protein has product MTGYGWRRPQGPSSSFGATATTIAVWSAVGATLLAGCGVLPGVTGGSREPITVMTWAPEGSSATNAPGMPAMAKAFARWVNADGGIDGHELKVLTCNEHNTATGASDCARRAVKEKAAAVVGSYSQYDNAFTPPLEVAGIPYLGGYGISDREFTSALSYPVNGGQAALIAGSGQQLATACDQVSLVRPDTLAGDVLPMLLDAGLLAARHGPAADIRTAEDAGDYTDEAVRALERAGAAPASSGAGAGRKGAGAKGGKGCVTAVLGDRTETFFDSFRRVASDSGTVRVASVVGSVNQPLLDRTGGKDGPFEGAYVTGWYPESDDPRWEPMKRVIREHAFGDDAIDAADSGVQTTWIAYTALKRLVEALHQDSVRALDLVRALNKGVTVDTGGLTPVLRWRFEDMLAAADFPRIVNRRVTFQVVREGRLVALKKGFTDVSSTLEASAANG; this is encoded by the coding sequence ATGACCGGTTACGGATGGCGGCGTCCCCAGGGCCCGTCGAGCTCGTTCGGCGCCACGGCCACCACGATCGCCGTGTGGTCGGCGGTCGGCGCCACTCTGCTGGCCGGCTGCGGTGTGCTCCCTGGAGTCACGGGGGGTTCCAGGGAGCCCATCACCGTCATGACCTGGGCGCCCGAGGGCAGCTCCGCCACCAACGCCCCCGGCATGCCCGCCATGGCCAAGGCGTTCGCGCGCTGGGTGAACGCGGACGGCGGCATCGACGGTCACGAGCTGAAGGTCCTCACCTGCAACGAGCACAACACCGCGACCGGCGCGTCGGACTGCGCGCGGCGCGCGGTGAAGGAGAAGGCGGCCGCGGTCGTCGGCTCGTACAGCCAGTACGACAACGCGTTCACCCCGCCGCTCGAAGTGGCCGGCATCCCCTATCTCGGCGGGTACGGCATATCCGACCGGGAGTTCACGAGCGCGCTGTCCTACCCCGTCAACGGCGGCCAGGCCGCCCTCATCGCGGGCAGCGGGCAGCAGCTCGCCACCGCGTGCGACCAGGTCTCCCTGGTGCGCCCCGACACCCTCGCCGGTGACGTGCTGCCGATGCTGCTCGACGCCGGACTGCTCGCCGCGCGGCACGGGCCGGCCGCCGACATCCGTACCGCCGAGGACGCCGGCGACTACACCGACGAGGCCGTGCGCGCCCTGGAGCGGGCGGGGGCGGCGCCCGCGTCCAGCGGGGCCGGGGCCGGCCGCAAGGGGGCCGGGGCCAAGGGCGGCAAGGGGTGTGTGACGGCCGTGCTCGGCGACCGCACGGAGACGTTCTTCGACTCGTTCCGGCGCGTGGCGAGCGATTCGGGCACGGTGCGGGTCGCGTCCGTCGTCGGCTCCGTCAACCAGCCGCTCCTCGACCGCACCGGCGGCAAGGACGGCCCCTTCGAGGGCGCGTACGTCACCGGCTGGTACCCGGAGTCCGACGACCCGCGGTGGGAGCCGATGAAGCGGGTCATCCGCGAACACGCCTTCGGGGACGACGCGATCGACGCCGCCGACTCCGGGGTGCAGACCACATGGATCGCCTACACCGCACTGAAGCGGCTCGTCGAGGCCCTGCACCAGGATTCGGTCCGCGCCCTCGATCTGGTGCGCGCGCTCAACAAGGGCGTCACCGTGGACACCGGCGGCCTCACGCCGGTGCTGCGCTGGCGCTTCGAGGACATGCTCGCCGCGGCGGACTTCCCGCGCATCGTCAACCGCCGGGTCACCTTCCAGGTCGTGCGCGAAGGGCGGCTCGTCGCCCTCAAGAAGGGCTTCACCGACGTGAGTTCGACCCTGGAGGCGTCGGCCGCCAACGGCTGA
- a CDS encoding SCO4402 family protein yields MGGMPLNDMPWWRWRTNVRSALHMLSDPVFHEETWLAGREGFGDVTDAVYRLVEDTWLDNWSAEKYVGTIFRDSGEAAAVDLAVLRLLRIMHQVGADAPVSAYLAHEAWPEAVLAAREAHVRLAQSDGEDPDAPPRSLEVLSILTRSA; encoded by the coding sequence ATGGGCGGCATGCCGTTGAATGACATGCCGTGGTGGCGCTGGCGTACGAACGTACGGTCCGCGCTGCACATGCTCTCCGACCCCGTCTTCCACGAGGAGACCTGGCTGGCCGGACGCGAGGGGTTCGGGGACGTCACCGACGCCGTGTACCGGCTCGTCGAGGACACCTGGCTGGACAACTGGTCGGCCGAGAAGTACGTCGGGACGATCTTCCGCGACTCGGGCGAGGCGGCCGCCGTCGACCTCGCCGTGCTGCGCCTGCTGCGGATCATGCACCAGGTCGGCGCGGACGCCCCGGTCTCCGCCTACCTCGCCCACGAGGCGTGGCCCGAGGCCGTGCTGGCGGCGCGCGAGGCGCACGTGCGGCTCGCGCAGAGCGACGGAGAGGACCCGGACGCGCCGCCGCGCTCGCTCGAAGTGCTGAGCATCCTGACCCGCTCCGCCTGA
- the purU gene encoding formyltetrahydrofolate deformylase has product MTDQYVLTLSCPDKQGIVHAVSSYLFITGCNIEDSQQFGDRDTGLFFMRVHFSAESPVTVDKLRASFAAVGDSFQMDWQIHRPEERMRIVLLVSKFGHCLNDLLFRARSGALPVEIAAVVSNHTDFAELVASYDVPFHHIPVTKDTKAAAEARLVELVREERVELVVLARYMQVLSDDLCKQLSGRIINIHHSFLPSFKGAKPYHQAHARGVKLIGATAHYVTADLDEGPIIEQEVERVGHDVTPAQLVAIGRDVECQALARAVKWHAEHRILLNGRRTVVFA; this is encoded by the coding sequence ATGACTGACCAGTACGTCCTCACGCTCTCCTGTCCGGACAAACAGGGCATCGTGCATGCCGTGTCGAGCTATCTGTTCATCACGGGCTGCAACATCGAGGACAGTCAGCAGTTCGGGGACCGCGACACGGGTCTCTTCTTCATGCGGGTCCACTTCTCGGCCGAGTCGCCGGTGACCGTCGACAAGCTGCGCGCCAGTTTCGCCGCGGTCGGCGACTCCTTCCAGATGGACTGGCAGATCCACCGCCCCGAGGAGCGGATGCGGATCGTCCTGCTGGTGTCGAAGTTCGGCCACTGCCTGAACGACCTGCTGTTCCGGGCGAGGTCGGGCGCGCTGCCGGTGGAGATCGCGGCGGTCGTCTCCAACCACACCGACTTCGCCGAGCTCGTCGCCTCCTACGACGTGCCCTTCCACCACATCCCGGTCACCAAGGACACCAAGGCCGCCGCCGAGGCGCGCCTGGTGGAGCTGGTGCGCGAGGAGCGCGTCGAGCTCGTGGTGCTCGCCCGGTACATGCAGGTGCTCTCCGACGACCTGTGCAAACAGCTCAGCGGCCGGATCATCAACATCCACCACTCGTTCCTGCCGAGCTTCAAGGGCGCCAAGCCCTACCACCAGGCGCACGCGCGCGGGGTGAAGCTGATCGGCGCGACCGCGCACTACGTGACGGCCGACCTCGACGAGGGGCCGATCATCGAGCAGGAGGTGGAGCGCGTCGGGCACGACGTCACTCCGGCCCAGCTCGTCGCGATCGGCCGGGACGTCGAGTGCCAGGCGCTGGCGCGGGCCGTGAAGTGGCACGCCGAGCACCGCATTCTGCTCAACGGGCGGCGCACGGTGGTGTTCGCGTAG
- a CDS encoding zf-HC2 domain-containing protein: protein MPDDENTPRIPAQRAAGDDLPDDARGGSGTLVPGPREGGRDAPGAGPPAARRPEPAVAEPARTDAAPGPGPVTGAPSHTVLKSLLGAWALAACSTEETDAVEAHLTECAPCADEALRLRDAVGLLQAERSLDLDPLLRARVLENCLGRRPARIPVPAWAAPYDAEAARLDALLNDFGDAEWHAPVRLKWFEDDRRAGRRTTVAGVIGHLMTVDAMVATALGLDEPVPLDPEATAAGPTARTEALWRAARYPLTRTVREPWREQSHTLIRTVSFAGGGAAELDVPYGEFALPLQDAMLDRAFECWIHAGDIADAVDYPYDPPSGTHLHGMIDLAARILPATLAGRRRAGLASPPRGLVTAGSPGRSLRLEIEGVGGGDWYIALDSPAALASPARAVAHVALDGVEFCKLAAGHVSPQEAAAGQVGDREAISDVLFAAASLSRL from the coding sequence ATGCCCGACGACGAGAACACCCCGCGCATACCGGCCCAGCGCGCCGCGGGCGACGACCTGCCGGACGACGCGCGCGGCGGTTCCGGCACGCTCGTGCCCGGCCCCCGCGAGGGCGGCCGTGACGCCCCGGGCGCCGGCCCGCCCGCGGCGCGGCGGCCCGAACCGGCCGTGGCGGAACCCGCTCGCACGGACGCCGCGCCAGGCCCCGGCCCCGTCACCGGGGCGCCCTCCCACACCGTCCTCAAGTCGCTGCTCGGCGCCTGGGCACTGGCGGCGTGTTCCACGGAGGAGACCGACGCCGTGGAGGCGCACCTCACCGAGTGCGCTCCCTGCGCCGACGAGGCACTGCGGCTGCGCGACGCGGTGGGGCTGCTCCAGGCCGAGCGCAGCCTCGACCTGGACCCGCTGCTGCGCGCCCGCGTCCTGGAGAACTGCCTCGGCCGGCGCCCCGCCAGGATCCCGGTGCCCGCCTGGGCGGCGCCCTACGACGCCGAGGCCGCCCGGCTCGACGCGCTGCTCAACGACTTCGGGGACGCCGAGTGGCATGCCCCGGTCCGCCTGAAGTGGTTCGAGGACGACCGGCGGGCCGGGCGCAGGACGACGGTCGCCGGCGTCATCGGGCATCTGATGACCGTGGACGCGATGGTCGCGACCGCCCTCGGTCTCGACGAGCCGGTGCCGCTGGACCCCGAGGCCACGGCGGCCGGGCCCACCGCACGCACCGAGGCCCTGTGGCGCGCCGCGCGGTATCCGCTGACCCGTACGGTCCGCGAGCCCTGGCGCGAGCAGTCCCACACCCTGATCCGCACGGTGTCCTTCGCCGGCGGCGGCGCGGCCGAACTCGACGTGCCCTACGGGGAGTTCGCGCTGCCGCTCCAGGACGCGATGCTCGACCGGGCCTTCGAGTGCTGGATCCACGCGGGCGACATCGCGGACGCCGTGGACTACCCCTACGATCCGCCGTCCGGCACACATCTGCACGGCATGATCGACCTGGCGGCGCGGATCCTGCCCGCCACCCTGGCCGGCCGGCGCCGGGCGGGACTCGCCTCGCCGCCGCGCGGGCTCGTCACGGCGGGCTCCCCCGGCCGTTCGCTGCGCCTGGAGATCGAGGGCGTGGGCGGCGGCGACTGGTACATCGCGCTCGACTCCCCCGCCGCCCTCGCCTCGCCCGCCCGCGCGGTGGCCCATGTGGCCCTGGACGGCGTGGAGTTCTGCAAGCTGGCCGCCGGTCACGTGTCGCCGCAGGAGGCGGCGGCCGGTCAGGTCGGCGACCGCGAGGCCATCAGCGACGTCCTGTTCGCGGCCGCGTCACTGAGCCGGCTGTAG
- a CDS encoding sigma-70 family RNA polymerase sigma factor, giving the protein MPKDAPPRWDRRMQQRLARGEAAALGELYDRFASLVHSLAHRVLSDEGEADRITRDVFGYVWENPDAYDPKQGSMRSWVAKLTQRQAVQRLRQSSEAASRAENGGCTTEELELMVRRASAAARADYIVTSMPAPLRAALELAYFQRRDYRQAAADLSITEDEARRRLRLGLQLLSSATTRPPDGAAPPGYGRAL; this is encoded by the coding sequence ATGCCGAAGGACGCACCACCTCGGTGGGACCGCCGGATGCAGCAGCGCCTCGCGCGCGGCGAGGCCGCCGCCCTCGGCGAGCTGTACGACCGGTTCGCCTCCCTCGTGCACAGCCTGGCCCACCGGGTGCTCAGCGACGAGGGCGAGGCGGACCGGATCACCCGCGACGTCTTCGGATACGTGTGGGAGAACCCGGATGCCTACGACCCCAAGCAGGGCTCCATGCGCTCCTGGGTCGCCAAGCTCACCCAGCGCCAGGCCGTGCAGCGGCTGCGCCAGTCCTCCGAGGCGGCCTCGCGCGCGGAGAACGGCGGGTGCACGACGGAGGAGCTCGAACTGATGGTGCGGCGCGCCTCGGCGGCCGCCCGCGCCGACTACATCGTGACGTCGATGCCCGCCCCGCTGCGCGCCGCCCTGGAGCTCGCCTACTTCCAGCGCCGCGACTACCGCCAGGCCGCGGCCGACCTCAGCATCACCGAGGACGAGGCGCGCCGGCGCCTGCGGCTCGGTCTGCAACTGCTCTCCTCCGCCACCACCCGGCCCCCCGACGGCGCGGCGCCGCCCGGATACGGACGGGCGCTGTGA
- a CDS encoding STAS domain-containing protein, giving the protein MTLRVDESEQGTWTVLRVSGELDLVTSPRLRRQVHEVVAEGRKDLVLDLSGVQFCDSSGVGVLIAARRLMRSCQGRLRLILPARGALDGSHVNKVLAALGVRRLFEVYGDVGSASDDLAEPLSA; this is encoded by the coding sequence GTGACGCTGAGAGTGGACGAGTCCGAGCAGGGCACGTGGACGGTGCTGCGGGTCAGCGGCGAGCTGGATCTGGTCACCTCGCCGAGACTGCGCCGCCAAGTGCACGAGGTGGTGGCCGAGGGGCGCAAGGATCTGGTCCTGGACCTGTCAGGGGTGCAGTTCTGCGATTCGAGCGGCGTGGGCGTGCTGATCGCGGCCCGCCGCCTGATGCGTTCCTGCCAGGGCCGGCTGCGGCTGATCCTGCCGGCCCGCGGTGCCCTGGACGGCAGCCATGTGAACAAGGTGCTCGCCGCGCTCGGCGTGCGCCGCCTCTTCGAGGTGTACGGGGATGTGGGTTCGGCCTCCGACGACTTGGCCGAACCGCTGTCCGCGTAG
- a CDS encoding EF-hand domain-containing protein, translating to MASMDSMDSSDSSDSGAYERRVAARFASFDQDGNGWIDREDFSTAAAALLAAFGTTARCDKGQALYGGAEALWQGLAGIADVDGDQRVTRKEFVGGALKRLRDRTSGFTEIARPFLHAAFAVADTAGAGTVSVRDAERALCAFGVAPAVAADVAVTLDKDADGRITEPDAVAAFAAYFTTMP from the coding sequence ATGGCCAGTATGGACAGCATGGACAGTTCCGACAGTTCCGACAGCGGCGCGTACGAGCGGAGGGTCGCGGCCCGGTTCGCCTCCTTCGACCAGGACGGCAACGGCTGGATCGACCGCGAGGACTTCTCGACCGCCGCGGCGGCCCTGCTCGCCGCGTTCGGCACGACCGCCCGCTGCGACAAGGGGCAGGCCCTGTACGGCGGCGCGGAGGCGCTGTGGCAGGGCCTCGCCGGGATCGCCGACGTGGACGGCGACCAGCGGGTGACGCGCAAGGAGTTCGTGGGCGGCGCGCTGAAGCGGCTGCGGGACCGCACCAGCGGCTTCACCGAGATCGCCCGGCCGTTCCTGCACGCCGCGTTCGCGGTGGCCGACACGGCCGGCGCCGGAACGGTCTCGGTGCGCGACGCCGAACGCGCGCTGTGCGCGTTCGGCGTCGCGCCCGCCGTAGCGGCCGATGTGGCCGTGACCCTGGACAAGGACGCGGACGGCCGCATCACGGAGCCGGACGCGGTGGCCGCCTTCGCCGCCTACTTCACGACGATGCCGTGA
- a CDS encoding phosphatidylinositol-specific phospholipase C, which produces MELTRRHLILGAAAISTTALLPGTARAAARPRASADPANWMAQLPDGLSLLRMTIPGTHDSCCTNPNNGTEWSHTQNWGLTQQLQEGIRFFDIRANGLQDHLNDAFGIYHAAFYQGMTFGDVLTQSAAFLDSHPGEVLLMRLKQEGGTKNDVGANFKNVLNVYLDQKGWRSRFLLTDRVPTLGEARGKIVLIAQFDNDWPVLQWPGGDNDFLSNQYIKLQDVYQGLSWPSKKTAKVTQQFDNAFYDQDSAQLYINFTSYAGGGWPKVNADAIMPGVQSYLNARLGERTHLGVVPMDFPDFHADTLRTLIDWNWH; this is translated from the coding sequence ATGGAACTCACCCGCAGACACCTCATACTCGGCGCCGCCGCGATCTCCACTACCGCGCTCCTGCCGGGCACCGCCCGCGCCGCCGCGCGTCCCCGCGCGAGCGCAGACCCCGCCAACTGGATGGCCCAGCTCCCCGACGGCCTGTCCCTGCTGCGCATGACGATCCCCGGCACCCACGACTCCTGCTGCACCAACCCGAACAACGGCACCGAGTGGTCGCACACCCAGAACTGGGGCCTGACCCAGCAGTTGCAGGAAGGCATCCGCTTCTTCGACATCCGCGCCAACGGGCTCCAGGACCATCTGAACGACGCGTTCGGGATCTACCACGCCGCCTTCTACCAGGGCATGACGTTCGGCGACGTCCTCACCCAGAGCGCGGCCTTCCTCGACAGCCACCCCGGCGAAGTCCTCCTGATGCGGCTCAAGCAGGAGGGCGGGACCAAGAACGACGTCGGCGCCAACTTCAAGAACGTGCTCAACGTCTACCTCGACCAGAAGGGCTGGCGCTCGCGCTTCCTGCTCACCGACCGGGTGCCCACGCTCGGCGAGGCCCGAGGGAAGATCGTCCTCATCGCGCAGTTCGACAACGACTGGCCGGTCCTCCAATGGCCCGGCGGCGACAACGACTTCCTCTCCAACCAGTACATCAAGCTCCAGGACGTCTACCAGGGGCTGTCCTGGCCGTCGAAGAAGACCGCCAAGGTCACCCAGCAGTTCGACAACGCCTTCTACGACCAGGACTCCGCGCAGCTCTACATCAACTTCACCAGCTACGCGGGAGGCGGCTGGCCCAAGGTCAACGCGGACGCGATCATGCCGGGCGTGCAGAGCTACCTGAACGCGCGCCTGGGCGAGCGGACCCACCTGGGCGTCGTCCCGATGGACTTCCCCGATTTCCACGCGGACACGCTGCGCACCCTGATCGACTGGAACTGGCACTGA